In the genome of Haliaeetus albicilla chromosome W, bHalAlb1.1, whole genome shotgun sequence, the window TGACCGCAATTTATCTCCTCCTGCTTTATAATAGCTTTGGAAATAAATCAATCAGGAAAAAATCACTGCCTGGTACACACGATGGGCAGATATGTATTGTGCCCAAGGACTTCCCAGGGGAGTGTGGAGAAGGAGTGGGTGCAGGGAAAAATGTGGGGTTTGATACTCCCCCAGAGCAATGAGAGAAGCAAAACCGAatcagtgactttgcagaattaTCTTAGGTTATGTTAAATAttgattttcattattttattttgctctttatttCCCTGCTTCCCGTGTTGCCCAAAAGCCAACTCAGCCCACACAAGGTACAGGCAGCCAGACACAGCATCCAAGGGATGATCTCCAACATGAGCAAGGAGAGCAAGAAGATGTGTCAAAAACTGAAGCAATGCTGGGCACCGAGCATGTTCAGAGACGTGTGTGTGAGGGAATggccaaaaggaaaaacatattAAATTAAGGATGGAAATTCATGGTTAGAACTCTACATGCCCCGTCTCCAGAGAGTCAGAAAGACGGAGATCCCTGTGATGCCCTCCCCAGAAAGCAACCCCTGCTTTGATGGTGTCGGTACAGTAAAACACGCTCCCCCCAGCAGACCGTGGGCAGGTGAGGACAGTCCTGTTTCCTCATCATCCACCATTATCACGGACCAGTTATCAGAGCcgctgcttttttctcccctcccaaCTTTGCTGTCACTGATGGTTTTGGAGCAGAACAATCAACCAATACTGCATATACCAATAAACAAGTCACACAGAATAATTAGAAGGacataaattatttcagtctgGGTTGCGATCAGAAACCAGAAGCGAGCCCTTCAGCCAGGTGATGCAACCAACAGCCTACTCAGGGACCATGAGTTATCTTGATATCTCTGGACTTCAGCCAAAAAGAGAGGCAAAGACCCTCCACTGTAAGAACCTCCAAGTTCACTTCTCTTCAAGCCATGGGGATGCTGCCACAAGCAACCCACTCATTTCACAGATGGACCCTGGCGTCAGATACCATATTTCCACATACAGCTCATAATTTTATCTCATTACCTGCAACATGTTGAGGAGCAGACTCCGGAATTTGGTTCCTTCCACCATGAAGAGGGCCATTTTGTCACAGAGCTTGGCTGCTGTGGAAGCAAAGCTGCGGTCTGTCACCGCTTTCTGGTAGATGGTTTTGACTATTTCCCCCAGCATCTCCTCAGAGTTGGTAGAGTTCTGGGCTTCCTCCATGAAGGTGGTGAGCTTGGAGTCAACGTCGCTGCTGTTGTTCCTCATGCTGTTGAGGATTTCAATTAATTTGtccattttgttcttttcaggaTTGGTGGTTTCCACCGTGACTTCGTCCTGGTCCGTGAAAAGGGAAAGACAAGGCGTCTGTTacacaaggaaaaaacagacaTATCAGCCCTTGTCCTTCCACAAACAgcaaagggggaaggggattGGGGAGACATATAAACAGACatagaaaaatcaaagcatCTTTTAGAGGCACAATGATTTCATCTCAGCATTGAAAACCACAAGTGAATGAGTCCCGTCCCAGAAATGTTCTCTTTCCCCACTTCCCACAGCACTCAGTCCCAGTATCCTCCCTCTCGGCTCAGGGCAAAGGTATGCTCGAGGGTCCTGAGCCAGGATGCCAAGGTCTGACCAGCCCTGACTACCTTCAGCATCTTGGACAGGTTTCTGAGGGTGTCTGCAAGACGGTGATAATGGACATTTTTTTTGCCTCTATTTTGAAAGTGCACTGATATTTGCAAAATGCTCAGATAACAATCCTACAAAAATATctactttttaatatatatttaacaaCCTAAATTGAGATCAAAGATGTCATATGATCCTAGCATTAGAAAAACTGTTAACTTTTCCATCTCTTGGCTGTTACGCTTTTCATTTCATGTCATTACCATAGAATTTATTGCTTCTTTTCAACATTTAATTATGCATTTGCCCCTCTCTCCCAGTGTAAGGCATGCATCCTGCTTGCTCTGGTCTGCTCCATTCTCCTCCTCTAGTTCAATCTTAAAATGTGCTATACAATACAAACCTGTAGCAATTTTTCAGGCAACCCCAATGCCAACCAGCAGTTGGAGTTGTCCAAAACTCCCATCAGGAGGCCAGTTGTGTTGACAGCACCCAACCAAGAGTGGGTGCTTATGTGATGTGTTTCTTATAAGACTATAAATTAGCAGGGAGAGCATTAAAATGAATACTCTGAAAGTCTCTGCTATACTCCCATTGctttaaagaacataaaaataactaacaaaatctcttcctccacctcatgCCACATACATAAATAGTAAATGCACATGCATTCAAAGGTATACATTTTCAACATGCACTCCCATGGAACTGTATATGTTCAGGTTATTTTTGctatgcattttgaaaatctcaTTGGAGATATCCCCACGGATGCATTTTCCAGTCTGACAAAAGAATCTCAAGAGAAAGAATAAGACTTTCACAAGGGCAAATGGAGATATCATCTCCAAATTCCTCAGAAATCTGAGGCTGAATATTATTTCCAAAAAGGATCTCTCCTCCATCACTTGCATGCAATAGCTTTGTTATTGTTGGGTTGTtagaaggaagggggaaagatAAGGGCATTTCAATTCATTGCCGAGATAAATGGATATCAACTTTTAAGTAGCTGACTGCAACGTCAAAGCTCTGTAGTTGTGGAGACAAATTGCCTTTTTTAGACCTCTTTGCAAAGCAGATGAGCTCTGCAGACCAGGAGGCACTCAGTTGGGATCAGCCGCCTGGGAAGGAGCACCGAAGGAAGGAGCAGCTCACGTGTGCACCAGCCTTCCCCAAGGGTCTTTGTGTGTGTAGGGGGAGAGTTGCCAGTCTGTCTTGGAGAAGTCAAGCTGGTAGCAACCTCAACCAAGAAGTCAAGCTAAGAGTCTTAGCTTTGTGTCAATAAAAGGCCTCCTGAAGAAGTGTGAAGACACTTCAAGAGAAGTGTTGACACTGGGAGATTAAGATAAGTTGGGTGCATTCATGGAAAGGTCCCTTAAGCCCAACCCACCCTTTGTATGGAGAATGGCCAACAGCCAGACTCTTGGAAAAAGGGAATAATAAGAAATATTACCTTTTCTTTTAGTCTCCTCCGCAGCCTGTCTTTGGAAGACTGAAGCAAATTGATCTTGGGTCTTTCCCCAATGCGCTCGTGAATACTGTCTTTCCGCTTGGTCTCCGACTCCTGGATGTACTGCTGAGACTGCTTCTCCACAGCCTCCGGGCCCCGGTGCGTCTCCACGGGAATATGCACCGTGCAGACGGAGGCGTCCTCAATTTTCAAATTCTCAGTCTCTTTGGCGTTTCTGTGCGTTTCTTTGTCGTTGGGCGAGTGCTTCTGGTTGTGGTGCCATCTCCGGTTCTGGCTGTAGCCGTGGTGGCCCGTCCTGCCTGAGGAATGAGGGGCCTGGCCTCCTTGGTAGAGTTTCTGGTGGTCCCTGTTGTGTTTGGTGCCACCTTGCTGATGATCTGTGTGCTGCTGAGACTTGTTCCCACCAGGAAGTCTCTGCTGTCGCCTGGAAAGTCAAAGAAAGTCGTTAGTTCTCCCTTTCCTGCATGGTCCTGTTTGGTCAACACATCTGTCCCACCAAACAGCCTGGCCCTTGGTGGGTGGGCTCTGTGGGTCTCCCTGGCACAAAAGGGGAGCCAATTTCTTGGTATCTAACACAACCTCATACCAACTCATGCGTCTAAATCTCTTTCAGTAACAGGCATATTTCAGCTGAAAGTTTTCATGAACAGTTAGATAACATTACTTTGGTTCCGAAGAAAATCTCGCCCAGGTTTCTGCATTGCTTCCACACTAGACCAGAGAAGACCTGGTTAGTCCCAGCTGAGCAGCGGGAAGTCAGGCAGGCAAGAAATATcaggagagatttttttctgaacaccTAAGGAGCTCCTGATACACCCAGCCTACAGCATCACTTGCTCCTCTTGCCTGCCACCTCTGCTGTATCAACATGGCATATTGCTGCATTGGTTTGCAGTGAACCATTTTAAGCGTATCAGGAATTtctaagtggaaaaaaaaaagctaaaaagcaAATTACCGAGTAAAACAGGTGCCCACACCAAATGGCTTTGTTTGGCCTTTCTTTATGCATGTCCTTCATCATTGCTACATCAGGACAGGGCGCGTGCATAGATGAAGAAGCTGAGGGCCACGCTTGGCTCTGGCAGCATGGGGAGCCAGTACTATTACCTCCAGATAGGTACATCTGGATGTACAGCTCCAAATAGCTAACATGGAAATTCAACAGCCACAAAGATGAGGAATTGCCTGCAAATGGTTTGTTTGAGAGACTACAATGACTCAGAATGGGAGAGCAAGTCCCTGCGTGCTGGCCGTAACCAGTATCCGAGGTAGCACATCCCCAAAAAACCAATGGTTAGATGGAAGAAATGCTTCGGCAGCCTCAGACGTTTACAGATTTCCACGTGGGTTGCAGTGTGGCTGTCCCAAGCGGAGAAGACAGAGCCGGAATGCTATTGTCAAGGATGCAGTTAAGATGTAGATGGTCCTGGCATCGGCTGCCTTCACCCGGGACAGTGCCGGGTTAGCCCTAAGCACGGcggcagctccctgcctgcttccTCCCTTTTTAACACTCAGTATTGGCTCTGAGAGCACGTGGGATGCTTTAATGCTTGGCTCCTTGCAaggctgctgggagcagcgcTGGAAGCTCGCACAGGACACCTCCCCAGTATCGTCCCCCAAAACTGGGAAACAACTGTGAGCGCTGCAGTGACCACACCAGCCTGcgtctgtgctggttttgtagCTGTTACAATCCCGCTGCTCAGTCTCATCCCTTACCCCAAACCCCCACCTCCGTTCAGATAAATAGCAGCGTTTATTTTAAACCCCTTGCATAGcgcttcattttattttcatcatctGCACCACTCGGCTAAGGGCGCTCGGATGAAGGAAGCAGCCATTCACAAATACATTTCAATGGTCAGCGGCTAAACAGTCTCCAACCCTGCCTGCCAAAGCCATCTGCCCATCAAATCTGTATTCCTTGGCATCCCCAGGAGTTAAAACCTATTTTCCGAGGCCAACTGGCTCTTAACCATAAAGAGCGAGGGCTCGTGTTTGGCGAACGCGGGACTAAGAG includes:
- the CTIF gene encoding CBP80/20-dependent translation initiation factor isoform X4, which produces MENSSVASASSEAGSSRSQEIEELERFIDSYVLEYQVQGLLTDKTEVDGESEKTQSHVSQWTADCSEQLDGSCSPSRGKGSSSHEHNQGYHPLPHEAEIAHTKKLFRRRRNDRRRQQRLPGGNKSQQHTDHQQGGTKHNRDHQKLYQGGQAPHSSGRTGHHGYSQNRRWHHNQKHSPNDKETHRNAKETENLKIEDASVCTVHIPVETHRGPEAVEKQSQQYIQESETKRKDSIHERIGERPKINLLQSSKDRLRRRLKEKTPCLSLFTDQDEVTVETTNPEKNKMDKLIEILNSMRNNSSDVDSKLTTFMEEAQNSTNSEEMLGEIVKTIYQKAVTDRSFASTAAKLCDKMALFMVEGTKFRSLLLNMLQKDFTMREELQQRDVERWLGFITFLCEVFGTMRSSTGEPFRVLVCPIYTCLRELLQSQDVKEDAVLCCSMELQSTGRLLEEQLPEMMTELLAIARDKMLCPSESMLTRSLLLEVIELHANNWNPLTPTITQYYNKTIQKLTA